The sequence ATTCGATATCGCGGCACTGAATGAAGTTCAGCCTGCCGACGACCTCCACCTGCGTGCCGCCCGCACGTTGTTCGGTAACGCGCAGGTTTTTCTCGCACCACATTCTGATGGTTCTAGCAGCGTCGTGGCGCTCAACGGCACTCCCCCGACCAGCCCCCTGCGTCCGGCATTGCTGCACGGTGTGGCCGCTCTCGACCCCGACGTTGATGTGTACCGTGCCATTGCAGCATTCGCGGCTTCGCGTGGTGTGGGTGCGCGCCAAACGGACGAGGGGATCGCGCTGTCTGACGGCACCGAGATTGTGATCCGTAACGGCAAGGTCACCAATGTTGGTGGTGGACTGTCTTTCGACGATGTGGTAGCAGATGCGTTTTTAACGTCTGTCGAGCATCAGTTCCTCTACGACGGCCGTTTCCCTCAGGCTGTTGTGAGCCCGAACCTGGCAGCAGGCCGCGCCCTTGTTCAGCCGCAGGGACAGCCCCCGTTCGAAGTGACCATGCAGGTCATTGCCACGTTCAATGAGGCCAGCGCAACGTGGGCGTGGGCTGATCCAAACCTCACTGGTTCACCTGCTGCGCAAGCAGCTGCGACGGTGCGTGGCTTCGCCGTCGATAACGGCATCCCACAATTCTTAAGCCCGCAGTTTTCACCCCCGCTTATCGACGATTACATCGTGGCTGTCAAACCCATTGTCGGCTTGTGGACTCATACTGTTGTGCCACTTGCACCGCAGACTCATGCGTCCGTACTGCTGGGCGGGCCACAACTTGCGCTGCCACAGCCTTCGCAGGCGGCTGTCGACGCGACGGTCGCCGCTCTCGATGGCCAGGACTTCTCCGCGCCTCGCCGTGAGCGTGCGCTCGGTGCGTATGCCCGTCATCGCGGACTCACGGTGGGCCCAGACGGCTCGATCACCGTTTAGCTCACTTTTTAGCTCACTTTTTAGCTCACTTTTTAGCTCAGCGCCTCGCGGTACCGCTCCGGATTGGCCTGGGGTGCGAACCTAGCATCGTTGGACTTATCGACGAGCACCGCACGCACACCTTCGACGAAGTCGGGTTCCCTGCGCGACACCACTCCCAAGGCACGCTCATTATCGAGGGCCTCGGCCAGCGACTTGTCAGCGTTGGCGTCGAAAAGCTCGGCAGCCGCCACCATCATCGACGGTGACGCTTGGGCGGTGAGATCAGCAACCAGAGCTTTCAGGTCGCCGGAGAGCCGCTGCTGAATCTCCGACCATGGGCCAACGAAGGCTTCGTCGATGTCTGCGTAAATTTTGGGCAGCTCAGCGTGGTGCGGGGTGATCGCAGCGTCGTCGATGGCCTGGGGGCCGCGCTCGATGATGGCTTCAAGCAGCCCGTCGAAAGATTCCACCTGGTGGGTTGCCAGGCCGGTGGCCATCATGTCGCCAGCTTTGAGCCGGTAACCGGTAATGGCCAAGAACTTACCTAGTGCGGTAGACGGGTGGCCTGGCAAATGTTGGAACATGTGTGACATTCCCACATCCGTGATGTAGCCGATATTCATTTCCGGCATGGACGCCCAACTGTCTTCGGTGATCACGCGGTGCGAGCCGTGCGCGGACACACCGAGGCCACCACCCATGGCCGCGCCGTTCATCAGCGCGATATATGGCTTGGGAAATTCGGCGATCTTCTGGTTCATCGTGTATTCGGCCGACATGAACTTATCGACGGCTTCGTGGTTGCCGTCAAGGATATTGTCACGAGCCCAACGCACATCCCCGCCGGAGCAGAAGTGCTTGCCTTCAGTGTGAATGATTACTTGCTCAATACCGTCATCGTCGCGCCACTGGTCCAAGGCCTCGGTGATGATGGCGATCATCTCGGGGCTCAAGCTGTTCAGCGCTTTGGGACGGTCTAGTGTGAGTACTCCGGTAGACTTTTCGATGGTAACAGTCACTGGTTGATTCATGTCGCCCAGTGTTCCACATCACAAGGAAGTTGGCTATGGGTTCTCCACGATTAGTTGCACTGGACATGGACGGAACGCTTCTCGACGGCAACGGCCGTATCCCCGATGAGTTCTGGGATTTACTTAGGCGCGCCAAACTCCAAGGCATGACGATTGCACCAGCCTCGGGCCGTCAGCTGGCCACTTTGCGTGACATGTTTGAAGAAACCAACCAGCGTCCTGACACTTTCATCGCCGAAAACGGCACTGTAGTGTGGCACAAGGGCGACGTTGTCGCCGAGAAGCGCATGCACAAAGACGTGGTCAACACCATCCTGGACACGCTCGATACAGTCAACTTTCCCGTCCACGTGGTGCTATGCAAAGCACACTCCTCCTACACCGACGAGACAATGCCTGAGGAAGTCACCGCAGAAGTGGACAAGTACTACCACGCAAACCAGCACGTGGGAAGCCTGCGGGATGTCGTCGATACGCACGTTGTCAAGATCGCACTCTACGTTGAAACCGATGCTGAACGCGATGCGCTGCCCGTCATCCGCGAAGTGGCAGCGGACCACACCTTGGCTGTGAGCTCGAAGCACTGGCTCGACATCATGGCACCGGGCGCCAACAAGGGCGTGGCACTGCTGGACCTAGCCAAAGCACTGGGCATTAGGCAGAAAGATACTGCCGCAATTGGCGACTACCTCAATGATTTTGAGCTGCTTCAAGCCGCTGGCACTGCCGTGGCTATGGGAAACGCGCACCCCGATCTGAAGGCAATTGCCCATGAGATCACCGATACCAATACCAACCACGGTGCCTTGAAAACACTGCGCCAGTGGCTGAGCTAAGGCCTCGTCGTTAAGCGTTCTTTTTCTTCTTTTTCTTGCCGTTCTTGGCCTTCTCTAGCTTCGCAGCATGGTCGGGAACATAGCGGAACTCGCCGCGGGGCGGGCGAACGTAGTCGCTGGAATCAGGTCGCTGCGGGATCTCCGGAAGCGGGCGCTCAATCTTCTCATACGGAATTGTGGACAATAGATGAGAAATCACGTTAATGCGTGAACGCTTCTTGTCTTCGCTCTCTACGGTGTACCACGGCGCCGAGGGAATATCGGTGTGGATGAACATCTCATCCTTCGCACGGGAGTACTCCTCCCAGCGGGTAATGGACTGCAGGTCCATCGGTGAGAGCTTCCAGCGGCGCAAAGGATCCTCCAGGCGGGACTGGAAACGGGCGTACTGCTCCTCATCAGAAACAGAGAACCAGTACTTCCGCAGCATAATGCCGTCTTCCACAAGCAGACGCTCAAAAATGGGGGCCTGGTGCAGAAAACGACGATACTCCTGGGACGTACAAAAGCCCATGACACGCTCAACGCCGGCGCGGTTGTACCAGGACCGATCAAAAATCACAATTTCACCCGCGGTCGGCAGTTTTTCCACATAGCGCTGGAAATACCACTGCCCCTGTTCACGCTCACTCGGTTTCGGAAGCGCCTCGACGCGACAGGTACGCGGGTTCAAGTACTGCGTGATGCGCTTGATCGCCGAACCTTTACCGGCTGCATCGCGGCCTTCCATAATGATGACCACGCGTGCGCCGGTTTCGACGACCCACTGCTGCATATCCACCAGCTCTGCCTGCAGCCTCTTCAGTTCCTGCTCATAGGCTTGTTTAGACAGTTTTGGTGGCTTTTTTGTGTTGTCAGATCCCATGCAAATAACGGTACCTGACCTGCAGCACGGTCGACTCAGCGGGGGTTACATCCGCACCGGGTTACTTGACCTGGAACTCCGCCATCTCATCCCACTCGGTTTTGCCCTCGATGAGGGTGTTGATGATTTGCGGGGTTTCGGTCAAAAGCGTTGGGAACAGCTCCTGGGCTGCCTTGAAGTGATCAGAGTTCACATGCGGTTCAGCGGCATCATCCTTGAAGCCTTCCACCAAAATGTACTCGTTAGGGTCATCGGTGTTACGGAACCAGTCGAAGAAAATGCAACCCTCTTCCGCGCGGGATGCCTCGGTGAAGTCGGCGACCTTCTCGCGGAAGTCCTCGACGTGCTCTGGAAGTGGACGGAAACGAACGTTGATAAGAATCATGACACCAATTGTAGCGAGGATGTATGATTCTGTCCGCCTCGGCACTATCCTTCCAGTTCGCGGACTTGATCCATCTGCGACTGCACGCGCTCGATATCGTCGCGGGAAAACTTGCTATCGGCCGCTATCGCTGCGAAGCCAGGCACCATGGCATCCCAAAAAGACCGCAGCGACAACGAGGCCCCATGGGTGCAAACTGGACATCTTAGCCCTCGAGTTTCTCGCCTAGCTCCAACCATTCCATTTCAAGCTCATCGTGTTCTGCACGGACGGCGGACAGCTCCTCGTTGACCTGTGCAAGCTTTGCAAAATCGGGATCATCCGAGGCGGAAATAGTGGCCAACTCCTGTTCGAATGTCGTGACCTTCTCGGCCAGTTTCGCCATCTTCCGCTCCGCGGCGTTCATGTGCTTGCGCAATTCACGTTCTTCCTGGGAGCTCAGCCCGCGTGGTGTCGAACCTTCAGCGGGTTCCTCTTTACTGTGTTCGCCAAGGTCAAGGACACCTCCGGTGCCCTCCATCGCTTCACGACGCGCCAAGTACTCAGCGATACCTCCCGGCAGGTTGGTCAGCTTCCCATCTCCAAACAGTGCGTAAGTATGGTCAGCGATGCGCTCAATGAGGTAACGGTCATGCGAAATCACAACAAGGGTGCCGGGCCAACCATCCAGCAGATCCTCGAGTTCCTGCAAGGTGTCAATGTCTAAGTCGTTGGTAGGCTCGTCGAGAAGCAGCAAGTTGGGTTCACTCATCAGCACCCGTGTCAGTTGCAGGCGGCGGCGCTCACCACCCGAGAGGTCGCCGACGGGGGTTCGCTGGCGCTTCGGGGAGAAACCAAGCCGCTCCGCAAGCTGCGAGGCCGAGACTTCCTTGTTTCCCAGCATCACGTAATTAGCCACGTCTTCTACCGCATCAAGGACGCGGCGTTCTGGGTCAAGGTCGTCAAGTTCCTGCTTCAACCAGCCAATGCGTACTGTTTGGCCTTCGATGCGCTTACCGGCAGCCAACGGATACTCCCCAGCAATTGCTTTAAGCAGCGTGGTCTTGCCGGAACCATTGACACCCACCAGGCCAATGCGCTCACCTGGAGCCAGCCGCCACGTCAAGTGATCCACGAGCACCCGGCCGTCGGGGGCGTCGATACGCGCGTCCTCCAACTCCACCACTACACGCCCCTGCCGCTGGCGTGAAAAGCTCATGAGCTCAACCTTGTCGCGCGGGGCGGGCACGTCTGCGATGAGCGCCTCGGCGGCTTGGATGCGGTAGCGCGGCTTCGAGGTACGCGCCGGGGCTCCGCGGCGCAACCACGCCAGTTCTTTGCGTGCCAGGTTTTGGCGGCGCTGCTCGATTGCATCGGCTTGGCGTGCTCGCTCAGCACGCGCGAAAGTCCAATCGTTGTAGCCTCCTTCGTACACATCCACCTGGCCGTCGTGGACTTCCCAGGTTAACGTAGCAACGGTGTCCAGGAACCAGCGATCGTGTGTGACAACGACCACCGCAACCTTGCGGCTCACCAAGTGCTCCGCCAGCCACTGCACGCCTTCCACATCGAGGTGGTTGGTAGGCTCATCCAACACCACAAGATCTAAATCTTGCACGAGCGCCGCCGCCAGGTTCACGCGCCGGCGCTCGCCACCAGACAGATTTCCCACGGTCGTATCCAATCCCAGGTCCACAACGCCGGTGCCGGCAAGCACCTCACGCACCTTCGCGTTGGAGGCCCATTCGAAGGTCTGCAACCCCAACGGCTCCACGACAACTTCGCCGATGGTCAGATCGTCATCAAGATCAAATCGTTGGGTCACCACCGCCATGCGCAGGTTTGAGTTGTGCGAAACACGCCCCTCATCAGGTTCCTCAAGACCAGTAAGGACTTCCAGCAGCGTTGTTTTTCCGCCCCCGTTGAGGCCGACCACACCAATGCGGTCGCCTGTTTGCACACCGAGGGAGACCCGATCCAGGAGGGTTTTTAGCCCCCACGTCTTCGACACATTCTCTAAATTGATCAAATTCGCCATGATAGATCCCTATTCTAGGCCCTTAAACTCCCGTCGACTTAGGCCCCGGCATCCCACGTAATCACGTGGGCTCCGCCAGACGGCGAGTGTGCAACAAATCCCTCGTAGGCGGGTGCGTCGTCGGCATAGGCAAGCGTATCGACGACTCGTTGTGCTTGCTCCTCGCTATCACACAACACAGCCAGCGTGGGCCCTGAGCCCGATACCAGCGCCGCGAGAACATCTAGTTCCTTAACGTGCTTCATCGTGCGGCGCAGGTTCGGGTGCATCGCCAAGGCTGCCGGCTGAAGATCATTGTGCAGGGCTTTTGCTACATCGCGGGGGTCACCGCTGATGAGGGCGTGACCGATGTCTTCGGTGCTCAGTCGTGGCACTAGGGTGACGTCGTTGTGTCGCATATCGTCGAGACGCTCGAAGACGGCGCCTGTTGATAAGCCCTCACGTTGTGACAGAAAAGCCCACCAATAGGTGCCCCGCACCATCATGGGGGCTAACGCGTCGCCACGACCAGTCCCCAGAGCCGTTCCACCCATCAGGCAAAATGGCACGTCAGCGCCCAAATGTGCGGCGATCTCGTAGAGGGTATCCTCTTCTAATCCGCGCACGCCGTGCACGTCGAGGTACTCGTTGGCAGCCACCAAGGCCGCCGCGGCGTCCGCGGAGCCGCCAGCCATTCCGCCTGCGACAAACACGGTTTTATCCACCGTGATGCGGACTTTCGGCAAGCTGGGCTGATGTTCGCCAAATATCGCTTGGTGCTTATCGACGACCGCCTGCACAGCCTTCCACGCCAGGTTGCTGGGGCCATCAATATTTTCACCAGGCTCGTTGACATTGAATACGGTGTGCATCGACTCGATGACTTGAGCCGGATCAGCCTGCTCGAAACTAGGCGAGACATGCACAGTAACTGTCTCAGGCCGGTTGACAGCCTGGAAGACGGTGGTCAGATCGTGGTAGCCGTCGTCACGCGCCTGCCCTACCCCAAGGTGCAGGTTGACCTTGCCGTAGGCACGTGCGGTGAAAGCCATGGGGATGGCGAGAATATTACCTGCGGACATGAAAGCGATCCTCCGACTCTGTGGCAGCCAAACGTACGTAGTCGGACACATGCAGCTTCTCGCCGCGGAGCTGTGGGTCAATGCCTGCCGCGCGCAACGCCTCTTCGGCGGCGGGGGCAGAACCATAGACACCCGCCAAACATGCGCGTAGGGTCTTGCGCCGCTGGGCAAAAGCAGCATCGACAAGGGGAAAAACCTTGTCGCGCAGCTCGCGCGGATACGGATTATTTACATCTATGCGCACCAGACCAGATTCGATATTGGGGGCCGGCCAGAACACGTTTTTGCCGATAACACCGACACGGCGGACATCTCCGTAGAAGGATGCTTTCACACTGGGCACACCGTAGATTTTCGACCCCGGGTCTGCCGCTAGCCGGTCTGCAACCTCCAGTTGCACCATGACAAGCACCCGGTGGATCGTCGGAAAGCATTGAAGGAGGTGGAGCAAGACTGGCACTGACACGTTGTAGGGCAAGTTCGCCACCAGCGCGGTTGGCGCCTCGGGCAGATCATCTGCGCCGACGCGAAGAGCGTCGAGATTGAAAACGTTGAGACGTTCAGCATAGTTGGGGGCGCGCTGCCCCACCGTTTGGGCAAGCCTGCCAGCTAACCGCGGGTCGATCTCGACGGCCAAGACGCGGCGCACGGTATCAACAAGCCCAAGTGTTAAAGAACCCAAACCGGGGCCAACCTCGATGACGATATCGTCAGGCTCAAGTTCTGCGTCCGCGACGATGCGGCGAACCGTGTTTGGGTCGTGGACGAAGTTTTGTCCAAGCTTCTTCGTCGGGGTGACATCCAGTTCTTCTGCCAAGGCCCGGATCTCTACCGGGCCAAGCAAGTGGGAGTCAGCTGTGGTCATAAACCACGAGTGTAGCCGGAAATTAGCGGATACCCAGCTTCGCAGTACATGCGGGCCATGCGCCCCAGCCTTGGGAGGCCTGGGTCTTCTGCGCAATAGCGATCTGCTGCTCGCGGGTTGCCTGATTAGCCGTCGGCGCGTACTGGGTACCACCATAGGCAGCCCAGGTGGACTGGGAGAACTGCAGGCCACCGTAGTAGCCGTTTCCGGTGTTAATGGACCAATTACCACCAGATTCGCACTGGGCCAGGGAATCCCACACGGAGCCATTAGCTACTGCTGGGGCCACGGTCTGTTGAGGAGCCTTGGTGCCACGCGCGATGGTGGTTGGCTTCGCTGCGCGGACCTCATCTTCCGACAGCTTCTCCTCGGACTCAATCACACCGTTTACGTACGTTACGCGGTTAACTACCCGCTTCTCGCCGTCCTGGCCCTCCTCGCGGACCTCTTCGGTACCGCGCTCAAGGTTCGCATCATCCACGTAGTTAACGGGTGCCTCAACGGCGATAGTTTCAACATTATCGCGCACGTCAACGCGATCGATGCGGATCTCCTGGTTTGGTGTCACAGGCGCATCAAGCGCTGGGGTGACGCGATCGAAGGAGTCAACAGTGACACCACGGGCTGCTAGAAGCTCGCCCACCGTCTTTTTCGCCATGGAGGTGTAGGTCACCGAACCACCGTCGTTGATAGCGACGATCTTCGGGGTGGTCACGTCCAGCGTCATGCCTTCTGTGACAGGCTCTTTTGGATCTGCGTTATACGCGGAGCCAGGATTGATTTCCTCCACCTCGGCCACCAACGCCTCGACGGTAGAAGCAGTAGACGTAACCGTCTGCTCCTCCCCGTCCACGATAACAGCAACCGGCTTGGCGGTCTTTACAGTGATGACATCTCCCCCGGATAGCTTTTCCGAAGGAGCTGGGTACACCACATCCTCAGCCCCAACGGTAATACCGGCAGCCTCGAGGGCACCTTCGACATCACCCGAGAAAGTAGACAGCGACTGCTGCTGACCATTGACATCAATAGTGACATCTTTTTGGGCCGCGCCCGCGGCTGCAATGCTGCCGACTGCCAGGCCACCCAAGACGGTGCCAGTAGCGACCTTCACCGGCAGGGAGGTGGACTTCTTAATCCGCTGAGCTGACATAAATTCTCTGCGTCCTCACAGTATTGAAAACAGTATTGAAAGTAGAAACTTGCCACGGGGAGCCTGAAACTCATCGTGTTTACTAGCGATTACGATACGGTAACAGCGTATCATTTACCAGAACGTTACAAACCATTAAGCCACATTAGTCACAAAGATAACACCCGTCCCCATTGAAACACTTCTCCTGCAATTAATCGAAATGTGATTTTCTTCACAGTTTAGCAGTCTGAAACGCCCGCTCAAATGTATCCCGCACCTCGCTGGCAAGCGCAGCCACATCCATCCCACGCGCCTGCGCAACACACAACGCCGTATGCCCCACTAGGGCCGGCTCGTTGCGCGCCCCGCGAAATGGCTCCGGAGTCATATAAGGGGCATCCGTTTCAATCAACAGCTGGCCAACCGGCGCTTCCGCAGCCGCCTGGCGCAGCTCGTCATTGCGCTTAAACGTCACATTGCCCGCAAACGACAAAATGTAGCCGCGCTCAATCGCCTCACGCGCAACAGCCAATGGGGAAGAAAAGCAGTGCAACATCACCTCACGTGGGCGTGGCGAATCAGCCAGGATCCGCATCATGTCCGCATCCCCCTCGCGATTATGAATCATCAACGCCTTACCCGAATCCACCGCCAACTGAATATGCCAGCGAAAAGCCTCCTCCTGCACCCCAAGAGGCGCAGTCCGGTCCGGGTCGTGCCGTAACCAATATGTATCAATACCAGTCTCCCCGATCGCCACACAGCGCGGGTCCTGCGCCATCTCGGAAAGCCGGGCACGGGCATCGTCGTCAAGCTCCTGCGCACGCGTGGGATGAATCGCGCACGCCGCATAAACCTGCTCATTGAAGTGGGCCGCCGCAAGCGCCAACTCGGCTTCTGCCAGCCCATCACCGACGGTGCAGATCCGCTCCACCCCAGCATCGACCGCACGCGCCACAATCGCATCCACCTCATCCTTCGTGCGCGCCTTGCAACTTGCCAGGTGCGTATGCGCATCAACCAGGCCAGACAGGCCTGCGGCAGGAACGGGCGTGGGACGTGGCTTCTTCCTCGACATGCGCCCCATTGTATCGGTCGACCTAGGATGGACCACATGAGCTTTTCGCCGATCGACGATGCCACCCGAACCCAGATCACCTACGATCTCGCCGCAGCCGCTCTGCGTGGCATCAACGGATCTGTCGATGACATCGTAGCCAGCTTCGAGCGCGAACTCGAGCAGTTCCTGGGCCTCGATCCTGATCTGCAGCAGGAATTCCCACGCGGACAAACCGCCCGCATCTACGGCACCGCCCTGGGAGATGCGTTATGCCGAGAACTGGGTTTCAGCTGGCAGGTGCTTGCCGACGATTATGGCACCGATCTTGTCGTCGCGTCCTCTCACAAAGACGGCAAGATGAATGACAGGGAGAAGCGCCACTACACCGCCCCCCTAGTTGTAGTATCGTCACGGTTCGACGACGAGGCTCCCGGCAAGCTCACAGCGTTTGTGAAGCAGTTCCGTGCTCGTTGAGTTGCTCGCACAGCTGATTCGGGTGATCGGGAGCTTGCAGACCACACAATGAGCACGTAAGCAGAGGCGGTTACTTCATCGCGAACCACTCATCCAGGTAGGCGAGGGTGTCGTCGTTAAGCACATCCTTGCACTTTTTGTCTCCTAACCTCGCGACGCCACCGCCAGTGGCAACACATCGGTGCAGAACTGCACCACCAAGTCAGCGCCCGCCACCGTGACCGACCAACCAGTATCAACGATGTCTGTGACCAACAAAACAGGCCCCTCCGACACAGAAACATCTGAATATATGAAGTGCTCATGCAGCGCGTTGACCCGGTAAGCCGAGTTGTGGGCGGCCACCGGCTCACCACGTGTACCAACCACACCCCCAAACGTCATGCGCCCCACCTGCGCCACCGCCTGGGCAAGAGCCACAATGAGGCCGTGGCGCGCCGGGTCCTCACTGCCTAAAGCGACAACGGTGTTCGGGCGGGTCTCCCAGCCCCAATCGGCGAGCACAGCGATAACGCGGCGCAACCACGGGTCCTCCTGCCAACTCACGGACGGATCCGGCCGCCACGTATTCTGTCCCAGCAGCTCAGCCAAAGCTGGGCCACGAGCAATGTCGTTCAGCCTGCCCAACGCCCGGCCTGGAAGCACCCCGCGGATCTTGCCTTTGCGGGCTGAACCCGTTGGCCACATCTTGCGCTGGGTCAAACGCACACCGGGGCTGCGCAGCCGCTCGTCGACACGCTGCGCCATCGCCGGGTCCACCTGGGCTGAGAAGTGGCGGCCGGTGCAGTTATCGCAACGACCACAGGCTTCGCCTGGGGTGATCGTGGGATCATCAAGCTGGTGGCGCAAAAACACCATGCGACATGTTTCCACGTTCTGGTATTCGATCATGGCGTCCTGCTCAGCCTGGCGGGCCTGCGCAAGGCCACCGTACCGGGCACGGTCATACTCCCACCCCGCCCCAGTGGACACCCACCCACCGCTGACCCGCTTGACGGCACCGTCGACATCAAGCACTTTTAACGCTTGGTCGATGCGCGAGCGTGACAGATCCACCATGTTTTCTAGCCTCGCAGTAGAAAGCGGGGTCTCGTCGTCAAGCGCACCGATGAGCTGGTGGACGGTCGCTTCATCCGGCATGGACGCAGACGCGAAGTACTCCCAAATATCTGTGTCCTCAGGGCCAGGCAGCAGGATCACCTCGGCGTGCTCAGTGCCACGGCCAGCACGACCCACTTGCTGGTAGTAGCTAATTGGACTGCTCGGCGCGCCCAGATGCACCACAAAACCCACATCCGGCTTATCAAAACCCATGCCCAAAGCGCTCGTGGCCACCAGCGCTTTCAATTCGTTATTGATCAAGGCGCGTTCCAACTCTTCGCGCTCAGCAGCCTCAGTGCGCCCCGTATAAGCGGCGACATTCCAGCCGACGGCCTCCAGTGCCTCGGCCACATCCTCCGCTGCAGACACCGTCAGACAATAGATGATTCCCGACCCCGGCAGAAAGTCCAGCTGAGAAGCAATCCAGGCGGCGCGCTGCGTAGAATCAGGGAGCTTAACGACGCTCAAAGCAAGCGACTCGCGATCAAGACCACCACGCAACACCCCAGTGCCTTCACCCAGCTGAGCAGTAACATCACCCACCACACGATCGTTGGCCGTCGCCGTTGTTGCCAACACTGGGGTGTGGGAGGGTAAATCGTCGAGAAGTGTGCGAATGCGACGGTAATCCGGGCGGAAGTCATGCCCCCAATCCGAAATACAGTGCGCCTCATCCACCACCACCATGCCCACCGTGGCTGCCAACTGGGGCAACACCTGGTCGCGGAAATCCGGATTATTGAGGCGTTCCGGGCTGATCAACAGCACATCGACCTCCCCCGAGGAGACTTGCCCCTGGATCTGGTCCCACTGCGTCATGTTCGCCGAGTTAATTGTGGCGGCCTTAATCCCGGCGCGGCCCGCTGCCGCTACCTGGTTGCGCATCAGGGCCAGCAACGGCGAAATAATCACCGACGCACCAGCACCCCGCGCACGCAGCAGCTTCGCCGCGATGAAATACACCGCCGACTTCCCCCAACCCGTACGCTGGACAACAAGCATCCTGCGGTGCTGATTCACCAACGCGTCAATTGCCACCCACTGGTCGCCTCGCAGCGTGGCGTGCCCACCGGCAATCAGTTTCAGGAGTTGATCAGCCTCAGCGCGCGTAGCCAGTTGTTGAGTCCCCGTAGTAGTCTCCGACCTTGTCATAGCCCCGACGCTAGCAAGAGGTTTAGACATGAGCCGGCTAGCTCAGCCTAGACGACTCGTGTACAACAAACGGCGCTCGCGAAAAATCACCGGACACGAGCAAAGAAAAGGGCCCAACTGAGTTTCCCTTGAGGAGTTCGCGCAGATTCTTGACGGAACTCAGAAAATCTACCGCGACTGCTGATCCCGCCGAATGAATTCCAGCGATCGAGATGAAACTGTGTCGCGAGCCAGCTTTTCGTCGCGCGCGAGCAATATAGGCAATATCTACATCGCTTCCGTCAACATCCATCGGCGACTCGTACTCCATGTCCGCTAGTGCGTCGTGAATGACCCACTGTGACTCTCTTTTCACGAATTGGAACCGTGGATCTGTCGCGAGTGCGTGAGCGACATCATCGCTGGACTTTGGGCCGCAAATCACAATCAAACCCGGAGTAGTCAAATCTATGGAGCCATCGGGATTGACGAAGTCAAGTGTGACGGTTAGCCCTAGGTGCTCGAGGAAACTTCGAAGTCGACTCGCTGCGTTAAGGTCAGCCTCATCGACAGCCCTCCGATTCGCTAAAGAACGCATTGGGATAGCGATAGTCAGATTCTCATGGCCGAAAAATTTCACCACTGTTCTCTTTCGGCTTCGCTTCCTAAAGAAAAACCAAGTCCATGAACCCACACCCGCTACCGTTCCGGCGCGACTGAACCAGTCAATGCCGTCACCAAGAAGTGTAAAGTCCACGCGTTTACCCCCCAACTATGACAACAGTTGCGTCGTCTACCTTTTCGTTCGTATCGAAGGAATGCCGTGCGACCCGTATTAAGTCCTCGGGTGACCGGTTTTTGCCCCACGCCAGTTGCAAGGGGTTCACCACGTCCAAAAAACCATCAGTCGCGAGAAGTACAGCTTGTTCTGGTCCCAGTTGGTGCGTTCCGACGAATGCCTGATCAACAGCACGCGGGTCGTCGGAAACAACCCAAAACCCGCCAGGACGGTTTCTCGCGGCTCGCTCCACCGAGGCAAGCTGATTTTGCGCTCGGCGCAGCTCCCGGATGGTAGCACCGCCACGACGAAGGTGACGTACGCTT comes from Corynebacterium cystitidis and encodes:
- a CDS encoding TatD family hydrolase, producing MSRKKPRPTPVPAAGLSGLVDAHTHLASCKARTKDEVDAIVARAVDAGVERICTVGDGLAEAELALAAAHFNEQVYAACAIHPTRAQELDDDARARLSEMAQDPRCVAIGETGIDTYWLRHDPDRTAPLGVQEEAFRWHIQLAVDSGKALMIHNREGDADMMRILADSPRPREVMLHCFSSPLAVAREAIERGYILSFAGNVTFKRNDELRQAAAEAPVGQLLIETDAPYMTPEPFRGARNEPALVGHTALCVAQARGMDVAALASEVRDTFERAFQTAKL
- a CDS encoding DUF3806 domain-containing protein, with amino-acid sequence MSFSPIDDATRTQITYDLAAAALRGINGSVDDIVASFERELEQFLGLDPDLQQEFPRGQTARIYGTALGDALCRELGFSWQVLADDYGTDLVVASSHKDGKMNDREKRHYTAPLVVVSSRFDDEAPGKLTAFVKQFRAR
- a CDS encoding RecQ family ATP-dependent DNA helicase, translated to MTRSETTTGTQQLATRAEADQLLKLIAGGHATLRGDQWVAIDALVNQHRRMLVVQRTGWGKSAVYFIAAKLLRARGAGASVIISPLLALMRNQVAAAGRAGIKAATINSANMTQWDQIQGQVSSGEVDVLLISPERLNNPDFRDQVLPQLAATVGMVVVDEAHCISDWGHDFRPDYRRIRTLLDDLPSHTPVLATTATANDRVVGDVTAQLGEGTGVLRGGLDRESLALSVVKLPDSTQRAAWIASQLDFLPGSGIIYCLTVSAAEDVAEALEAVGWNVAAYTGRTEAAEREELERALINNELKALVATSALGMGFDKPDVGFVVHLGAPSSPISYYQQVGRAGRGTEHAEVILLPGPEDTDIWEYFASASMPDEATVHQLIGALDDETPLSTARLENMVDLSRSRIDQALKVLDVDGAVKRVSGGWVSTGAGWEYDRARYGGLAQARQAEQDAMIEYQNVETCRMVFLRHQLDDPTITPGEACGRCDNCTGRHFSAQVDPAMAQRVDERLRSPGVRLTQRKMWPTGSARKGKIRGVLPGRALGRLNDIARGPALAELLGQNTWRPDPSVSWQEDPWLRRVIAVLADWGWETRPNTVVALGSEDPARHGLIVALAQAVAQVGRMTFGGVVGTRGEPVAAHNSAYRVNALHEHFIYSDVSVSEGPVLLVTDIVDTGWSVTVAGADLVVQFCTDVLPLAVASRG